The Persephonella sp. DNA window CATAGGCATTAACATCGAATTCATTTTTCAGATTTTCAGCTACAACCTCAGCTGTGCCTTTGTTTCTGCCGGTTATGATTACATCAGCTCCGTGTTCTGCAAACTTTGCAGCTATTGCTTTACCTATTCCTCTTGTTGAGCCTGTTACGAGAACTGTTTTTCCTTTAAAGTCCAATACTCCTCTCCCAGAGGTTTATCAAAAATATCTGATATTATACCATAAAACTCATAAATTTCAGAGATTTCCAGCTTTTATCCTTATGGCACAGGAGTTAGAGGCTTTCCTTCTTTGATAAAGTTTTCTAAATTATCAACAGTCATATCAAGTATCCTTTCTGATGCGTCTTTTGTGTAATATGCCAGGTGTGGAGAGACTATTACATTTTCTTGATTGAGTAAATACTGGGCTTCTGCTGCTTTTTTAAGTTTAAACGCCGTTAGTCCTGTTTTTTTCATAAGCTCTTCTTCAACAGTTATCTCTGCCTCAATTGTATCCAGTCCAACTCCTCCTGCAAGTCTACCTTCTTTAAGGGCTTCTATTATAGCTTCAAGCTCAACAACTTCACCCCTTGAAGTATTTATAAGCATTGCATCTAATTTCATAAGTTTAATATTAAATCTGTTAATTAAATAATGTGTTGCTTTGTTATAGGGAAGGTGAACTGTTACTATATCTGACCTTGACAAAAGTTCTTCAAGTCCAACATACTCAACGCCATAATTTTCAACAAGTTCTTTGTTTTTTGACCTGTCATAAGCCAGTATTTTCATCCCAAATCCATGGGCTATTTTTGCAACATGGGTTCCTATTCTACCGGTTCCAACGATTCCAATGGTTTTTCCCATTATATCTATTCCCATTAATCCTTCCCGGGAAAGAATACCCTGTGTTGTCCTTTCAATCATAGGTTTAAATTTTCTGGCGAGGGCAAGGATAAGAGCAAATGTGTATTCAGCAACGGTGTTATTTCCGTATCCGGGAATATATGCAACCTGAATACCTTTTTGCTTTGCATATTCAACATCTATATGGTCGTATCCAGATGAACGGGTAATGATTAGTTTCAGATTAGGCATTTTGTCTATTATTTCTTTCGTAAGCTTAGAGTAAATAAAAACACTTACCACTTCGGCATCTTTTGCTTTTTCAACAGAGTATTCATCAAGGGCTTCTTTCAAGAAGAAAAACTCACCGGTAAGGTTTTTCTCCTTTAGTCTTCGTTGAATATGTAATTTTTCCCACTCCTCTACGCCAAAGAAATATACCTTCATAAAAACCTCCAAAAGACAGCTTTTATCATTATCTTACATCGAAAATGCCTTTTATGGTATTATTTGAAGTAATTTCAAATCTTTTCAGGAGGTTTTTCTGTTGAAAATAGAAGGTAAAGTTTGGAAATTTGGTGATGATATTAATACTGATGAGATAATTCCTGCAAGGTATCTTGTTACAACAGACCCAAAAGAGCTTGCAAAGCACGTTATGGAAGATGCAGATCCAGAATTTCCTAATAAGGTTCAGCCTGGGGATATAATCGTTGCAGGTAAAAACTTCGGTTGCGGTTCTTCAAGGGAACATGCTCCACTGGCTTTAAAAGGAGCTGAAATAGGGGCTATTATTGCTGAAAGTTTTGCAAGGATTTTTTATAGAAATGCAATAAATCTGGGACTGCCTATTATAGAATCCCCTGAAGCTGCAAAAGAGATAGAAGAAGGGGATATTGTTGAGATTGATTTTGATGAAGGAAAAATAATAAACAAAACCAAAGGAAAAGAATATACATTCAAGCCTTTACCTGAAAGTCTTAAAAAAGTTTTTGAAGCAGGTGGATTAATGGAGTATGCAAAAGATAAACTGAAAGGAGAATAAGATGCAGTTTAAAAAAATCCTTGTGGGCGTTGATTTTTCAGAGGATAGTAAAAAGGTCATTGACTCGGCAGTATTT harbors:
- a CDS encoding 3-isopropylmalate dehydratase small subunit; this encodes MKIEGKVWKFGDDINTDEIIPARYLVTTDPKELAKHVMEDADPEFPNKVQPGDIIVAGKNFGCGSSREHAPLALKGAEIGAIIAESFARIFYRNAINLGLPIIESPEAAKEIEEGDIVEIDFDEGKIINKTKGKEYTFKPLPESLKKVFEAGGLMEYAKDKLKGE
- a CDS encoding NAD(P)-dependent oxidoreductase — translated: MKVYFFGVEEWEKLHIQRRLKEKNLTGEFFFLKEALDEYSVEKAKDAEVVSVFIYSKLTKEIIDKMPNLKLIITRSSGYDHIDVEYAKQKGIQVAYIPGYGNNTVAEYTFALILALARKFKPMIERTTQGILSREGLMGIDIMGKTIGIVGTGRIGTHVAKIAHGFGMKILAYDRSKNKELVENYGVEYVGLEELLSRSDIVTVHLPYNKATHYLINRFNIKLMKLDAMLINTSRGEVVELEAIIEALKEGRLAGGVGLDTIEAEITVEEELMKKTGLTAFKLKKAAEAQYLLNQENVIVSPHLAYYTKDASERILDMTVDNLENFIKEGKPLTPVP